A region of Toxorhynchites rutilus septentrionalis strain SRP chromosome 1, ASM2978413v1, whole genome shotgun sequence DNA encodes the following proteins:
- the LOC129766265 gene encoding zinc finger and SCAN domain-containing protein 12-like, with amino-acid sequence MICCRPMFCLPTQSGRNVSLVCYDNHFFREQFAKSLFCVVCVVGLSKMRMRNRTTLPDNKPDVGDGITPSGNKRHYNRKTVMCRLCLRLLPKEDLPEIFAPSGCTHKAIQAAVSIQVQKKDRSIRICHCCLDIIYLINDFRKICERTELLISQNVDISAEAFWSDEADRKLFEKCRTLVEQCQTEVDRLFIAQSLVYCEVQKEDLIDESVDPPEPSELVIEHSSPAFKQEKDEDDDIKAEDESDNGNTSVKTEDDIEADFSDTGSQNLDCEEKKEPEGAIIEDEKKSEWETKINRKSKEPKDRPRRRGRPALPEEMLKRRRRKPGEPKQKPGPKNRAKLPTQSVCEICGMLVNRENEERHRNEHLGHRPYACTVEGCTHSFSSKAGLHGHLARHADRNNVYDCDICGAKIKTKSSLHRHRKMHTTEKPHACNICGKRFWRKSYLNHHATVHTGIAKFPCEYCGFVFKNKYWRSFHIKQKHVAKGEMPKFETQDEIEELGEIPEEAVPVMNEEYA; translated from the exons ATGATTTGTTGTCGCCCAATGTTTTGTTTACCAACACAAAGTGGTCGCAATGTCAGTTTAGTTTGTTATgataatcatttttttcgagAGCAATTTGCAAAATCGTTGTTCTGTGTTGTCTGTGTCGTTGGCCTATCTAAAATGAGAATGAGGAACAGAACTACACTTCCCGACAATAAACCAGATGTAGGCGATGGAATTACACCAAGCGGCAACAAGCGCCATTACAACCGGAAGACGGTAATGTGTCGATTATGTTTGCGGCTGCTACCGAAAGAAGATTTGCCCGAAATTTTTGCTCCAAGCGGTTGCACTCACAAAGCAATACAGGCGGCAGTTTCCATTCAG gtGCAGAAAAAAGATCGATCGATTCGGATATGCCATTGCTGTCTGGATATAATCTACTTGATAAATGACTTTCGAAAAATTTGCGAACGCACGGAATTGCTGATTTCGCAGAATGTGGATATTTCCGCCGAAGCGTTCTGGTCGGACGAAGCCGACCGCAAGCTGTTTGAAAAATGTCGAACTCTGGTCGAACAGTGCCAAACAGAAGTGGATCGATTGTTCATCGCACAATCCCTGGTTTATTGTGAGGTCCAAAAAGAGGATCTGATCGATGAGTCCGTTGATCCACCAGAGCCATCAGAGCTTGTTATTGAGCATAGTTCTCCCGCTTTCAAGCAAGAGAAGGATGAAGATGATGATATAAAGGCGGAAGATGAATCGGATAATGGTAATACTTCAGTGAAAACGGAAGACGACATCGAGGCCGATTTTAGCGACACTGGCTCACAAAATCTTGATTGTGAAGAGAAAAAGGAACCGGAGGGTGCCATAATTGAAGACGAGAAGAAAAGCGAGTGGGAAACGAAAATCAATCGCAAATCGAAAGAACCAAAAGATCGCCCAAGGCGTCGAGGCCGTCCGGCCCTACCAGAGGAAATGCTGAAACGAAGACGGCGGAAACCTGGCGAACCGAAGCAGAAACCTGGGCCGAAGAATCGTGCTAAACTTCCCACTCAATCG GTTTGTGAAATTTGCGGCATGTTGGTTAATCGAGAAAACGAGGAACGACACCGGAATGAACATCTCGGACATCGGCCCTACGCATGCACGGTTGAGGGATGCACTCATTCTTTCTCGAGTAAGGCTGGATTACACGGACACTTGGCTCGGCATGCGGACCGGAACAATGTGTACGACTGTGACATTTGTGGGGcgaaaataaaaaccaaaagtTCACTTCATCGGCACCGAAAAATGCATACGACAGAGAAGCCACATGCGTGCAATATATGCGGGAAGCGATTCTGGCGGAAGAGTTATCTTAATCATCATGCCACGGTTCATACGGGTATTGCAAAGTTCCCCTGCGAGTATTGTGGGTTCGTATTTAAGAACAAGTATTGGCGATCGTTTCATATCAAACAGAAACACGTGGCAAAGGGTGAAATGCCAAAGTTTGAGACACAGGATGAGATTGAAGAGCTCGGTGAGATTCCTGAGGAGGCAGTACCTGTGATGAACGAAGAATATGCTTAA